The DNA window GTGGCTTTCCTAATATTATCCGTAATGAGGCTCTGGATTTAACTAAATGTATCTCAAGAAAGAAATTAACTTCTATGTTTTTTATACAGAAAAATTTGGGCCTGGTTGGGTTAGGATCTAGTCTCATTAGGTATGGTTCAGTTAACTCTtcattttcgattttttttagaattttttgtttaattttcttgGTACTTTTATGTGCCATTTACTGTTTCgatggagagaatgagagagaagacaaggacaaaaaaaaaagcagaaaagGGAACAGAAGGAAAATGGTTTTCTCTTTTGCTTTTTAGTTAGTGTAcggaagagaaaagaagaaaatgaactTCTTTTCCTAGGGCTACTTTCTTTTTCCATGCCCCTCTCTGCTTTCAAGAAGTGGATAGAAAGGAAAAAGATTTGGAAGATGTATTTGTCTTACAACTCTCGCTGtctcctcctttttctcctcCAATTTCTAACCAAAGTAGAGAAAATGATTTTGCCGTAACTTTCTCTTCTCCTGTTCTCCATTGAAATAAAGAGCCCAACATGGggagaaagaaatgaaaaggaaaaattgtGGGTATAATTGTCCTTCAATTTGCTGTAGTTATTTGATATGATTCTACTCATAaggaataatataattattccTATATCTTACAATGATTCCGGCCCAAATCTTATAACCTTTATCTAGACCTAATATGATTAAACACAAATTTGAGATCATGTCATCCAGATTTTGGTATGATTATACTCAGTTTGATGCAATACAGTTCAAATCTGTACGGGCACAgttgattattttgatttgaattctAAAAAGTTATTGAAAGGCATTGTCAAAACCCGTGTCTAAAGTGATTACCAGAAAGGTGCACAAGTTTAGTTTCCTTAGGCCAACAAGCCTTAATTTGACTTCCAAtctatttttaatcttttaatattCATCTAGTCTTCCATGCCTATACTTTCTTTTCTCCTAACAAATTTATAACCTTAATCAAAAGGTTGTGTTTAACTGCTATATTTTCCATCTCTCCGTGATGTGTCATATTGTTTTGGCCGTTGTTCAAGGTCTCATTAGGGTATTAGTATAGCATTGGACACCCCACATTGCTACTATGCATGATCAAACTCCAGAATTAGGGAAACCAATAAGCAAAACTTGAATTTACATAACCTTGAACATCATACCTGAGGTTCAATCTGACAAATTCTTTCAGGAAGTCTCGATGATGGGTTTCATTAACTCCGCCTGCGTTCTTTAAAGAAACAGATGAAAGAAGAGTAAGTTAGCTttcaaaaatagtattttttgcAGCTAGTGGAGTAATATTGaaaatttcatatatacccATGTCTAACATGCtaacaaaagggaaaaagagataGTGACAGATGGACTGCTTTGCCTTGTAAAAACGTACCTCTGGAAGAGCAGTAGCCACCACACCAATTTCAGAAATAATTACTGGCTTTAAAGTCCATGTATTCCTCGTATTGTCTACAAGAAATATCACCATCATCGAAACACATCCGAATTCAGAGAGCACAGATTAACCTACCCATCGGAAAGCGAATAATTCAAGCAAGTTTGGTACAGCACAATGTTCATCCATTGTCTCATTCAGGATAGCTACCAAGAAATTAAAACTGCAACTAATAACTTAATATCTAAAGATGAAGATATTTATATCCGACAAAAGAATACTTCCAacatggaaaaaaagaaaaccaacatAAAATCAAAGTTCTACATGATTAAGCCCTTGAAAAACCAAGAAAGGGAAAATGATTTATAGCCCTTTGTCAAGCAGAAGCGCAACACTATATAATAGATAATTCAGACATCACAAGTCATTGACATAAAAAGTACTATACTAACAATAACTTAGTTTCCCATAGGGTATAGAAAGCATCAATCTGTCACAGCATACAAGTAGTTAAGATGAGAAAATAATAACATAAAATCAGGACACAGCACTACGCTTCCTGCTTGAGCTTGACTGTTAAAAGATAAGCCAAGACATGTTAAAACAGGACCACTCTAGAACGGTCAGTATCGACACACATAGCTAGCTACCTAGTAATAATTAACTGTAGCAAATAATAATTATCAATATTCTGCATCGCATAAGTCTGGATGTGCCAATAGTTTAGTTAGGGTCATGATGGTGATAGAGACTGCTTAAGGTTGGCTTGCTTTCCCAATTTGGGCATCAGATTCAGAGAGTTCTTTATGGTTATTATAACCAGAATTTTGTTCGTTTCTGTCGACTCTCGGATCATCAGTTTTTCTTCCTCCCATCTCCCCCAATTTTTCCTGCAAAATCCAAACAGACAATTAAGTACCTACAACTATTATGTTGCGTACGTAAAATACGACCACAAAGACAATTGCTTTGGCACCTTAAGAGAGGTGTTCTGAGAAAGAAGTTCATCATACTCCTTCCGAAGCCGGCTTAACTCCGCTCTAAGGGAAGCATTTTCCTCCTTTAAAGAGTCAGCACGTTGAGCAAGCTCCTCACATTCAGCCTGTAAGTAATAACAGTGGATCATAATAATACATTCTTGTTTTTTTGGCTAGAAAAAGAGACTAGAAATATACTTGCAAAATAAAGAATAGAATGAATAGAGTTTCAGCATGCATGCAACTCATTACCTGCTTGCGCAATCTTGATCTACGAGCAGATTCCCTGTTGGATTGCTTTCTTCTCTGCCTTTTCAATTCTCTTTCATCCTGAATATTAACAATGTCAGAAAAAAATACAGAAGCAGAAGAAATCATCTGTCCTTTTAAAATCTAGTACAACTCTATGGCAACTCTCGAGTAACCTATCAGAGGAGGTATACAGAGTCTAAACATCTAAAAAGGCTAGTTTAACCCCAAGTTGCAACCAAGGCCATAGATGAATTCGTGTGCAAACCATACGCAGATCAATTTCTGTAGGCTGAGGCAAATCTGAAAGATATATCATATTACAATCTAAGTGACaacaatttgatttttttaatatactttttaatGTACATAATtgtacaaaaacaaaacaataaaatccatcatCTCCCATCTGCCCCATTAGAAATAGAAACTACAGCATGTAAAACTGGACATTGACTAAGCAGATATAGCAAATACATTAAAAACACTCAAAATGGACATATGCAGTTAACTCAGCGGTAAAATAGAACAATATCTTTACTGGAAAATAGAGCATCCGATACTTCAAAGGTGCACTAGAACagaatatttctttttctttccattttcttAAATAGTATTGTGTTTGATAGCTCAGCAGATGTAATTGTGACTAACATGTTGAGCAAAGACGTTTCCGGAAATCACAGAAAATTTAATCTAACCTTTGCACATTTGATAAAGAAGTTTGTTTGAAATAAGGATAGTAGAAGGTGGAACTAAGATAATACCTGAATCAAATGCTCAGCTGGAACCACAGCTCCTCCGACAGCAGTGGTCGGTACCTTGCCACGTATAAGAGGAAGAGCCGCTGAAGTTGGAGGACCCCAGTAATCCATGCCGATATTTAAGTTAGTAGTGGGTCCCCCTACCGGCATCGGCATCATAGGCATAGTTTGATTCAACATCCCTTGTGATGGCGAACGGGTCACGCCATTCTGAGAACCATGTGCACGGTTTCCACTCTGGGGGTTTTCTACTGTCATGTATTAAGAAAGGCAAGAAAGTCATTAGACGTTTGTTTATTAGGTAAAACTGTAAAAATGTACTGGGACCCCATTAACTACAGGTCATTTTGAAGTAGacccctcaaaattttttttaattgacacCTAATCTTTTGTtcattttaatttgagttactACTGCCAATATTACTGGGGAGTCCATTAACTTTAACAGCAATAAGCCAAATTTAATGGCTCAGATTGCTTTTTAGGTAATGGAATTGCTTTCTTCCCTAACAGCTAATTGCTGATAGATAATGAAGGCATCAGCTTTAACGGAATCCCCAATTTAACCAATGAAATAACTCAAAGCAAAACAGGTAAAAGTTAAGGCGATGAAAATAAAATGTtgaggggtctatttcaaaatgactAATAAGAGATGGGGTTTTAGTACATTTTTTTACCTTATTAAAACTGAAATATAAACCCAAGTCATATGCCTACCATCGAAGGACTCCTCTCCGCCTCCTGTCTTTGGCTGCGAATCCTGTGAGGTTCAAGTTGAGCAAATTTGAGACAGCTCAGTTAACTTCAGATTCTCACAATTTAAAACCTAGAAAGAGCAAAAAGTACTGATGCAAAACAATGAGGTCACTGGAAAGCTCAATCCTATGGGGAAAAGAGCAACAGCTatcatttcaaatttgaataacatAGCATGCAGAAAGAAGTATTGACTTCCTTCAGCTGGCCATAACATCACCAAAGATGAGGCAATGCTTGTGACAGGTAACAGGCGTTTTATCCAAAAGAAGTATTCTATACACTATCAGAGTTGTATACAAATCAACAGAATGAACAGTATCAGTGCTCACATTCTGAGAGTTGGCGTCGCTTCCTTCACTTGAACTGTCACTTCCACTTTCACCACTGTAGGAACAACAATTTCTAAACGTGATTCATTGTTCATGACTAAGAATATAATAGAATTTCAAAACAGTATTAATCAAGTGCATTAAATTAACAAACCTTTGAGAGAAGACTCCATTTGCTGATACTCCAGATGTTTTACCGGGGTCATTATTGTTCTTTCCTGTAATCATATTCAAGCTTCCTAAACTCCCTTTGGATCTTTTCAGGGGGCTTTTTTCCTTGCCTTCAGAAGATTTTCCATCTGAACTGCCAGGAGTGGTTCCCTGAAAGATGTAATACATAAGACTCCGTTCAATGCCAAAAATGCACCAGTTAATTAACAGCCTCTATGGCCCTGTTGTCCAGCATAGTGCTGTTTGAAGTAATTCTGTTTGTGTACTGCTATCAAGAGCACTAAACTAGAATCCCCACAAAAACTTCTGTGTGAAGCAGAGTTAGAAGCTCTAAAGGAGCTTTTGCTTTTACTCTCGGTTTCCATCTGTGGCAAAAAAGCACCAGACTTTTTTGATTGCCAAGCACTCAACTAGAGGCAGCTGCAACTGAAGATATAGCAATAGCAGGGCCAAAATAGCACTAAATATAAGGATGTGGTACTCACAGGAACATCAGCATTTCCATTTGAAGGAGGCATGGCATAAGGGCTGAATGGATGTGTTCCCTATCGAATGGTTGTACAATGAACCAACGTATAAATAAGGATGCTAAATGGGACTATATAAGACTAAGAAGAGTATATTACCGGAGGCATTGAAGGATGAGCATACAGCCCTCCTGGAGGATACATGACATACGGTGTTGGTGTTCCATAAGGGGGCATCATGTGctgaaagagaaagaagaataaaagttaaaaatcatTGTTACAATGCCACTGGACATTACCAACTTTTATCATCCTCACTTCTAGCAATTCACTGCTGAGGAACCCTTTTCTACATTTTCTATCTTAAAGGCGTCTCAATCAAGAGCACAGACTAGAGAAGAGTCTCACAGCTCAAGCGCACCAGCTATATAAGCCCCTCAGACACATGCATTTTACTTTCTCCTTCTATTTGCAATACCACTAACAAGAGTAAAAAGGCACGTAACGTAACTAATAATACCACTAGTTAGCAGCCTGTTCGTAGGATTCCCTGTAAAGGATGCTATTGTCACACACTAAGTAGTAAAAActtctcatcttttttttttctttttccctcttaACCCAATTGCTGATGAGGTTACACAGTGTACCTGATTTTACTTCTAAAGAAGTTTCTAAAAACAtctaataaataaagcaatTACTCTCTCTTCCAGAAACAAAGGGTGGGAGAATTACACACAGGTTgctgaattttttttgcaaatatttcATTTTGGTAAGCAATCCTTTTAAGTGAACATGCGACACTTTAAGCTTAGATAAGTGCTCAAAATAAGCCCTTTCAGCCATCTTGAGTGACGTAACTTTTGAAATAGTTCAAGGACCGCCAGTGAATTTGAACCTAGAAACAAGAGTCCTATGTCAAATTATTACAGTGAACAATTATCGAGCTTCCACCGACGAGACACAAAAACAGTCCGTAGAATCAAAAGCAATTAAGACAACCACTGAGATATTAAATAGCACCTGAGCTCCCCACATGTAAGGATGAGCCTGGGGACTCGATGCTACGGGTGAGTGAAAGAACCCTGGTGGGATCGGCGAGTACGCCTGATTATTAAAAATGGGAACATATCAATCAGAATCTCCTCAAATTAAGCAATTTATCCTTAAAAATACAGCAGAATATTATGGAGTTCAAAAGCTTACCCACCTGAAAACTAGACCAGTCAGGGTATACAGGGGCGACCGACGCAGAGGTAGTGACCGGTTGTTGTTCCTGATCAAGAAGACACAGAACAGATAACTTTGTTTTTATTCCAAATTTTTACACCCAATACACTTTCAAAACTTGCATCTTTCACTTCTTCGATCCAAACCGTCCTTAAACCTAGTCAAAACCTAGTGTTGCTGGTGATGAGGCTCAAATCCATCATACAAAAGCAACACTTTTATAGGGTACAGTTCAATTTCTCTACTGCAGAATCAGAATTTAATGGCTTAGATAGATCAGTAGTAAACGAATTTAATTACCTGAGCCGAAGAGTTCTTCGGAGCCTTGGCCGGAGAATCGGTCTCACTACCTCCCATGATTAGTCAATCTCCCACTCTCCCTTCCCACAACCTCTATAATCTCCCACTCAAACCCTCCAATCCATCCTTCCTAGACACAATCAAGCCCGGATCAGCCCCAAATTGATAAGATCAGTCGAGAGATCCCGCCTCAATCCGCCAAGCGATCTCCCAACAAACCCTAATTCCCAGAAACCCTGGAAATCGCGACAAAGGTCAGATTTTGACCCATTAAAACGATGGGGAAAGCGACAGCAATCAAGATACAAAGCGGATTTtgagcggaaaaaaaaaaaacagagtcGAACCGATCGATCTGAGGTCTAGGTTAGATCTGTAGAGAGGGAGCTCGATTCGTACCTCAATCGATCGGGATTCGTCCCGAAGAACCGGAGGGCGATCGAACgcgagacgacgacgacgacgacgacgacgacgatgacgatgatGAGGTCCACGAATGGAGGGATGGATCAAGGAGTTGTTAGCGAacgaggagaagagagagagagagagggggagggagagagagaggagggcaAAATAGGAATTCTAGGTTTTACGAGGGGTGTGAAGCGGTAAAAATACCCCGCACTTGGTAAATTTACAATGTGATGCCTCAACTATAAATTCTGTTGAAAATCGCCCcttgaacttttttattttaccctCCTCTGGGTAGGGCCGCCAACaagtcgaacacgagttggATCTGGTCCGTGTCCGTCCGTTCGTCACTAAACGAGTTGACCGTGAACCAACTCATTAAAATATAGAGCTGAAAATTTAACTCgtattcggcttgtttattTTCGAACCAGATAcagagctggctcgcgaacagcaaATTAGATTATTAGCTTTATTAGtggatgaaaagttgaaaaaaaaaaaaacaaaagttaagagtcttaatttaataattacagTTTATAGAATATAGATCTCATTACATTTGGGTCGGCCCAAAATccaaatagtatagtagccaaatgggctttttttgcaaatagccctatgataaaattttattttaaaattggtcttgtcaaaaatttatttgcaaaaatggccatgCCCCTGTCACACAAGCACCACGTCAACGCCATGCGGGTAGGGCaggagtttaagttgaacacgatgaacagttcaccgtgtccaatatgatatttgtattggacacggtgaactattcatcgtgttcaacttaaactcctGTCCTGCCCGCGTGGTgttgacgtggcgcttgcgtggcagggacaggaccatttttgtaaataaatttttgacaggccaattttaaaataaaattttatgaaggggctatttgcaaaaaaagccctagcCAAATTCAtgtgtattattatatataatatttcagtCGAATACGAGCGAGTTGAGCATAGCTTGTTTTCAGTTTATTAAGACTTCGGACTAAAAGATTCAGCTCAGATTCGATTCATTTACTAAACAAGCGATTGATTCTGAGTACATTATGAATCGAACACGAGCTAATTGCTAGCCTATTTATAGTCTAGcttatttttaactttgtcgccctataattaaaaaaattatatttatctattttgtGATAACATTGTTACTTTATCCAAAATGATCTACTATTAAATAGTagagtaaaatttatttattttttatctacgCAGAATAACtaagtataattattttaaatgacAGGGTGACAA is part of the Ananas comosus cultivar F153 unplaced genomic scaffold, ASM154086v1, whole genome shotgun sequence genome and encodes:
- the LOC109705021 gene encoding bZIP transcription factor 16-like isoform X2, whose translation is MGGSETDSPAKAPKNSSAQEQQPVTTSASVAPVYPDWSSFQAYSPIPPGFFHSPVASSPQAHPYMWGAQHMMPPYGTPTPYVMYPPGGLYAHPSMPPGTHPFSPYAMPPSNGNADVPGTTPGSSDGKSSEGKEKSPLKRSKGSLGSLNMITGKNNNDPGKTSGVSANGVFSQSGESGSDSSSEGSDANSQNDSQPKTGGGEESFDENPQSGNRAHGSQNGVTRSPSQGMLNQTMPMMPMPVGGPTTNLNIGMDYWGPPTSAALPLIRGKVPTTAVGGAVVPAEHLIQDERELKRQRRKQSNRESARRSRLRKQAECEELAQRADSLKEENASLRAELSRLRKEYDELLSQNTSLKEKLGEMGGRKTDDPRVDRNEQNSGYNNHKELSESDAQIGKASQP
- the LOC109705021 gene encoding bZIP transcription factor 16-like isoform X1, translated to MGGSETDSPAKAPKNSSAQEQQPVTTSASVAPVYPDWSSFQAYSPIPPGFFHSPVASSPQAHPYMWGAQHMMPPYGTPTPYVMYPPGGLYAHPSMPPGTHPFSPYAMPPSNGNADVPGTTPGSSDGKSSEGKEKSPLKRSKGSLGSLNMITGKNNNDPGKTSGVSANGVFSQSGESGSDSSSEGSDANSQNDSQPKTGGGEESFDVENPQSGNRAHGSQNGVTRSPSQGMLNQTMPMMPMPVGGPTTNLNIGMDYWGPPTSAALPLIRGKVPTTAVGGAVVPAEHLIQDERELKRQRRKQSNRESARRSRLRKQAECEELAQRADSLKEENASLRAELSRLRKEYDELLSQNTSLKEKLGEMGGRKTDDPRVDRNEQNSGYNNHKELSESDAQIGKASQP